In Meriones unguiculatus strain TT.TT164.6M chromosome 17, Bangor_MerUng_6.1, whole genome shotgun sequence, a single window of DNA contains:
- the Tbccd1 gene encoding TBCC domain-containing protein 1 isoform X3, with the protein MDQSGVLLWVKAEPFIVGSLQVPPPSKFSLHYLRKIASYVRTRATEGAYPRLYWSTWRHIACGKLQLAKDLAWLYFEIFDSLSARTPEERLEWSEILSNCITEDEVEKQRNQLSVDTLQFLLFLYTQQLNKISLRTSLIGEEWPSPRSRPQSPSLTERPSHHSKNWDDYSHQAFVCDHLSDLLELLLDPEQLTASFHSSHSSLLSREAVKALSFLIEGTVSRARKVYPLHELALWQPLHAASGFSKTSKTFSFCKLEAWLRACLTVNPFGPSACLKSGKKLAWAHQVEGTTKRAKIACNTHVAPRMHRIVVMSQVYKQTLAKSSDTLVGAHVRIHRCNESFIYLLSPLRSVTIEKCRNSTFVLGPVATALHLHDCENLKVIAVCHRLSISSTTGCTFHVMTPSRPLILSGNQRVTFAPFHTHYPLLEDHMARTGLATVPNYWDNPMVVCREGSDTSVFQLLPPCEFYIFIIPFEMEGDTAEIPGGLPSAYQKALAQREEKIQIWQKTVKEARLTKEQRKQFQVLVENKFYEWLINTGHRQQLDSLVPPTAASKQVAG; encoded by the exons ATGGATCAGTCTGGAGTTCTCCTCTGGGTAAAGGCAGAACCTTTTATAGTAGGTTCCTTGCAAGTCCCACCTCCATCCAAATTCAGTCTTCACTACCTCAGGAAGATAGCCAGCTACGTGAGAACTCGGGCCACAGAAGGCGCCTACCCACGCCTCTACTGGTCTACATGGAGGCACATCGCGTGTGGAAAGCTGCAGTTGGCTAAGGATCTAGCATGGCTTTACTTTGAAATTTTTGATAGTCTTTCAGCAAGAACACCCGAGGAGCGCCTGGAATGGTCTGAAATTTTGTCCAACTGCATCACTGAAGATGAAGTTGAAAAGCAGAGAAATCAG CTTTCCGTAGACACTCTGCAGTTTCTGCTCTTCTTGTACACCCAGCAGTTAAACAAGATCTCCCTGCGGACTTCATTGATTGGGGAAGAGTGGCCTAGTCCCAGAAGCAGACCTCAGTCTCCGAGCCTGACTGAAAGGCCCAGCCATCACAGTAAG AATTGGGATGACTACAGCCACCAGGCTTTTGTCTGTGATCATCTGTCAGATCTCCTCGAGCTGCTTCTAGACCCAGAGCAACTCACTGCTTCCTTTCACTCGTCCCACAGTAGCCTGCTCTCTCGAGAGGCTGTCAAGGCCCTCAGCTTCCTCATCGAAGGCACTGTGAGCAGAGCCAGGAAGGTCTACCCCCTCCATGAGCTGGCGCTGTGGCAACCGCTGCACGCAGCAAGTGGCTTCTCAAAGACCTCGAAGACCTTCTCCTTCTGCAAGCTGGAGGCCTGGCTAAGAGCCTGTTTGACTGTGAATCCATTTGGTCCATCCGCTTGCCTCAAATCTGGGAAGAAGTTGGCCTGGGCTCAccaag TTGAAGGTACGACCAAAAGAGCTAAGATTGCATGCAACACTCACGTGGCCCCTCGGATGCACCGCATCGTGGTGATGAGCCAGGTTTACAAGCAGACACTGGCCAAGAGTTCAGATACTCTCGTGGGAGCACACGTCAGGATTCATCGCTGCAACGAGTCTTTTATATATCTGCTCTCCCCCTTACG ATCCGTGACAATTGAAAAATGCAGGAATAGCACGTTTGTGTTGGGTCCTGTGGCGACGGCTCTTCACCTACATGACTGTGAGAACCTGAAAGTCATTGCTGTCTGCCATCGACTGTCCATCTCTTCCACAACAGGCTGCACCTTTCATGTCATGACCCCTTCACGCCCACTTATTCTCTCTGGGAACCAGAGAGTAACTTTTGCCCCCTTTCATACCCATTACCCACTGCTGGAGGACCATATGGCCAGGACTGGCCTTGCTACGGTGCCTAACTATTGGGATAACCCGATGGTTGTGTGCAGAGAAGGCAGTGACACCAGCGTCTTCCAGCTCCTGCCCCCCTGTGAattctacatttttattattcCCTTTGAGATGGAAGGGGACACAGCAGAGATCCCTGGGGGTCTCCCCTCTGCTTACCAGAAAGCACTGGCTCAAAGGGAGGAGAAGATCCAGATCTGGCAGAAGACCGTGAAGGAGGCTCGCTTGACAAA ggagcagaggaagcagttCCAGGTCCTTGTGGAGAACAAGTTCTATGAGTGGCTGATTAACACAGGACATCGCCAGCAGCTGGACAGCCTCGTCCCACCCACTGCAGCCTCCAAACAAGTGGCCGGCTAG
- the Tbccd1 gene encoding TBCC domain-containing protein 1 isoform X1: MCARASSLGTWRTQTREPKVPSLSPERRHFRPLLQLLWVDFKAFCLYSKYAKKPLCPDVLRETMDQSGVLLWVKAEPFIVGSLQVPPPSKFSLHYLRKIASYVRTRATEGAYPRLYWSTWRHIACGKLQLAKDLAWLYFEIFDSLSARTPEERLEWSEILSNCITEDEVEKQRNQLSVDTLQFLLFLYTQQLNKISLRTSLIGEEWPSPRSRPQSPSLTERPSHHSKNWDDYSHQAFVCDHLSDLLELLLDPEQLTASFHSSHSSLLSREAVKALSFLIEGTVSRARKVYPLHELALWQPLHAASGFSKTSKTFSFCKLEAWLRACLTVNPFGPSACLKSGKKLAWAHQVEGTTKRAKIACNTHVAPRMHRIVVMSQVYKQTLAKSSDTLVGAHVRIHRCNESFIYLLSPLRSVTIEKCRNSTFVLGPVATALHLHDCENLKVIAVCHRLSISSTTGCTFHVMTPSRPLILSGNQRVTFAPFHTHYPLLEDHMARTGLATVPNYWDNPMVVCREGSDTSVFQLLPPCEFYIFIIPFEMEGDTAEIPGGLPSAYQKALAQREEKIQIWQKTVKEARLTKEQRKQFQVLVENKFYEWLINTGHRQQLDSLVPPTAASKQVAG, from the exons ATGTGTGCGCGCGCCAGCTCACTAGGGACCTGGAGAACACAGACCCGGGAGCCCAAGGTcccgtctctgtctcctgagcgcCGGCATTTCAGGCCACTGTTGCAGTTGCTATGGGTGGATTTCAAGGCCTTCTGCTTGTACAGCAA GTATGCAAAGAAGCCTCTTTGTCCTGATGTGCTCAGAGAGACTATGGATCAGTCTGGAGTTCTCCTCTGGGTAAAGGCAGAACCTTTTATAGTAGGTTCCTTGCAAGTCCCACCTCCATCCAAATTCAGTCTTCACTACCTCAGGAAGATAGCCAGCTACGTGAGAACTCGGGCCACAGAAGGCGCCTACCCACGCCTCTACTGGTCTACATGGAGGCACATCGCGTGTGGAAAGCTGCAGTTGGCTAAGGATCTAGCATGGCTTTACTTTGAAATTTTTGATAGTCTTTCAGCAAGAACACCCGAGGAGCGCCTGGAATGGTCTGAAATTTTGTCCAACTGCATCACTGAAGATGAAGTTGAAAAGCAGAGAAATCAG CTTTCCGTAGACACTCTGCAGTTTCTGCTCTTCTTGTACACCCAGCAGTTAAACAAGATCTCCCTGCGGACTTCATTGATTGGGGAAGAGTGGCCTAGTCCCAGAAGCAGACCTCAGTCTCCGAGCCTGACTGAAAGGCCCAGCCATCACAGTAAG AATTGGGATGACTACAGCCACCAGGCTTTTGTCTGTGATCATCTGTCAGATCTCCTCGAGCTGCTTCTAGACCCAGAGCAACTCACTGCTTCCTTTCACTCGTCCCACAGTAGCCTGCTCTCTCGAGAGGCTGTCAAGGCCCTCAGCTTCCTCATCGAAGGCACTGTGAGCAGAGCCAGGAAGGTCTACCCCCTCCATGAGCTGGCGCTGTGGCAACCGCTGCACGCAGCAAGTGGCTTCTCAAAGACCTCGAAGACCTTCTCCTTCTGCAAGCTGGAGGCCTGGCTAAGAGCCTGTTTGACTGTGAATCCATTTGGTCCATCCGCTTGCCTCAAATCTGGGAAGAAGTTGGCCTGGGCTCAccaag TTGAAGGTACGACCAAAAGAGCTAAGATTGCATGCAACACTCACGTGGCCCCTCGGATGCACCGCATCGTGGTGATGAGCCAGGTTTACAAGCAGACACTGGCCAAGAGTTCAGATACTCTCGTGGGAGCACACGTCAGGATTCATCGCTGCAACGAGTCTTTTATATATCTGCTCTCCCCCTTACG ATCCGTGACAATTGAAAAATGCAGGAATAGCACGTTTGTGTTGGGTCCTGTGGCGACGGCTCTTCACCTACATGACTGTGAGAACCTGAAAGTCATTGCTGTCTGCCATCGACTGTCCATCTCTTCCACAACAGGCTGCACCTTTCATGTCATGACCCCTTCACGCCCACTTATTCTCTCTGGGAACCAGAGAGTAACTTTTGCCCCCTTTCATACCCATTACCCACTGCTGGAGGACCATATGGCCAGGACTGGCCTTGCTACGGTGCCTAACTATTGGGATAACCCGATGGTTGTGTGCAGAGAAGGCAGTGACACCAGCGTCTTCCAGCTCCTGCCCCCCTGTGAattctacatttttattattcCCTTTGAGATGGAAGGGGACACAGCAGAGATCCCTGGGGGTCTCCCCTCTGCTTACCAGAAAGCACTGGCTCAAAGGGAGGAGAAGATCCAGATCTGGCAGAAGACCGTGAAGGAGGCTCGCTTGACAAA ggagcagaggaagcagttCCAGGTCCTTGTGGAGAACAAGTTCTATGAGTGGCTGATTAACACAGGACATCGCCAGCAGCTGGACAGCCTCGTCCCACCCACTGCAGCCTCCAAACAAGTGGCCGGCTAG
- the Tbccd1 gene encoding TBCC domain-containing protein 1 isoform X2: MCARASSLGTWRTQTREPKVPSLSPERRHFRPLLQLLWVDFKAFCLYSKYAKKPLCPDVLRETMDQSGVLLWVKAEPFIVGSLQVPPPSKFSLHYLRKIASYVRTRATEGAYPRLYWSTWRHIACGKLQLAKDLAWLYFEIFDSLSARTPEERLEWSEILSNCITEDEVEKQRNQNWDDYSHQAFVCDHLSDLLELLLDPEQLTASFHSSHSSLLSREAVKALSFLIEGTVSRARKVYPLHELALWQPLHAASGFSKTSKTFSFCKLEAWLRACLTVNPFGPSACLKSGKKLAWAHQVEGTTKRAKIACNTHVAPRMHRIVVMSQVYKQTLAKSSDTLVGAHVRIHRCNESFIYLLSPLRSVTIEKCRNSTFVLGPVATALHLHDCENLKVIAVCHRLSISSTTGCTFHVMTPSRPLILSGNQRVTFAPFHTHYPLLEDHMARTGLATVPNYWDNPMVVCREGSDTSVFQLLPPCEFYIFIIPFEMEGDTAEIPGGLPSAYQKALAQREEKIQIWQKTVKEARLTKEQRKQFQVLVENKFYEWLINTGHRQQLDSLVPPTAASKQVAG, encoded by the exons ATGTGTGCGCGCGCCAGCTCACTAGGGACCTGGAGAACACAGACCCGGGAGCCCAAGGTcccgtctctgtctcctgagcgcCGGCATTTCAGGCCACTGTTGCAGTTGCTATGGGTGGATTTCAAGGCCTTCTGCTTGTACAGCAA GTATGCAAAGAAGCCTCTTTGTCCTGATGTGCTCAGAGAGACTATGGATCAGTCTGGAGTTCTCCTCTGGGTAAAGGCAGAACCTTTTATAGTAGGTTCCTTGCAAGTCCCACCTCCATCCAAATTCAGTCTTCACTACCTCAGGAAGATAGCCAGCTACGTGAGAACTCGGGCCACAGAAGGCGCCTACCCACGCCTCTACTGGTCTACATGGAGGCACATCGCGTGTGGAAAGCTGCAGTTGGCTAAGGATCTAGCATGGCTTTACTTTGAAATTTTTGATAGTCTTTCAGCAAGAACACCCGAGGAGCGCCTGGAATGGTCTGAAATTTTGTCCAACTGCATCACTGAAGATGAAGTTGAAAAGCAGAGAAATCAG AATTGGGATGACTACAGCCACCAGGCTTTTGTCTGTGATCATCTGTCAGATCTCCTCGAGCTGCTTCTAGACCCAGAGCAACTCACTGCTTCCTTTCACTCGTCCCACAGTAGCCTGCTCTCTCGAGAGGCTGTCAAGGCCCTCAGCTTCCTCATCGAAGGCACTGTGAGCAGAGCCAGGAAGGTCTACCCCCTCCATGAGCTGGCGCTGTGGCAACCGCTGCACGCAGCAAGTGGCTTCTCAAAGACCTCGAAGACCTTCTCCTTCTGCAAGCTGGAGGCCTGGCTAAGAGCCTGTTTGACTGTGAATCCATTTGGTCCATCCGCTTGCCTCAAATCTGGGAAGAAGTTGGCCTGGGCTCAccaag TTGAAGGTACGACCAAAAGAGCTAAGATTGCATGCAACACTCACGTGGCCCCTCGGATGCACCGCATCGTGGTGATGAGCCAGGTTTACAAGCAGACACTGGCCAAGAGTTCAGATACTCTCGTGGGAGCACACGTCAGGATTCATCGCTGCAACGAGTCTTTTATATATCTGCTCTCCCCCTTACG ATCCGTGACAATTGAAAAATGCAGGAATAGCACGTTTGTGTTGGGTCCTGTGGCGACGGCTCTTCACCTACATGACTGTGAGAACCTGAAAGTCATTGCTGTCTGCCATCGACTGTCCATCTCTTCCACAACAGGCTGCACCTTTCATGTCATGACCCCTTCACGCCCACTTATTCTCTCTGGGAACCAGAGAGTAACTTTTGCCCCCTTTCATACCCATTACCCACTGCTGGAGGACCATATGGCCAGGACTGGCCTTGCTACGGTGCCTAACTATTGGGATAACCCGATGGTTGTGTGCAGAGAAGGCAGTGACACCAGCGTCTTCCAGCTCCTGCCCCCCTGTGAattctacatttttattattcCCTTTGAGATGGAAGGGGACACAGCAGAGATCCCTGGGGGTCTCCCCTCTGCTTACCAGAAAGCACTGGCTCAAAGGGAGGAGAAGATCCAGATCTGGCAGAAGACCGTGAAGGAGGCTCGCTTGACAAA ggagcagaggaagcagttCCAGGTCCTTGTGGAGAACAAGTTCTATGAGTGGCTGATTAACACAGGACATCGCCAGCAGCTGGACAGCCTCGTCCCACCCACTGCAGCCTCCAAACAAGTGGCCGGCTAG